The Panthera uncia isolate 11264 chromosome B3 unlocalized genomic scaffold, Puncia_PCG_1.0 HiC_scaffold_1, whole genome shotgun sequence genome segment gGGAGAGAATAAAACATTCTCAATAAGTTATCCCCTCTTTCCCAGGAAAAAGAGGAGTCGGAGCCCTAGTAAAAGCAGGGATAGAAAGCGCAGGTAAGTAATTGTGGGGACTTTTGGATTTTGAGGATTGCTATAAGTGGAAAGATACCAGGGAAAGCTCTCCATCAAAGGCCAGAAGAGGTTGGTTTGTCCTTCAGCAAACTCAGTAGTGCCTTCCACCTATAGTCGCAGTCGAGATCGGGACCGGCACAGGCGGAGAAGCACTCGGAGCCGAAGTCGAGAGCGGCAGCGTCGCCACCGCAGCCGGAGCTGGGACCGTCGGCACAGTAGTGAGTCACGCAGTCGGGACCGGCGGCGTGAGGATCGTGTGCGTTACAGGAGCCCGCCACTTGCCACTGGGTAACGCCTCTCACCAATCTAATGGCCTTTGTGTTGTAGTCTGGATAAAACCAGTGTGCTGTGCTTCCTGCCTGGGGATGCTTACAACCTGATGTGATGGGCAGGAGACCTTGTTATTGGAGGGGTGGTGTTGAGAATTCCCGTGAGGTGAAGTGCTGGAATCTGGTTTTCTCGTGTTAGAAGACTGAGCATTGGACTAGTGCGAATGACATTGAATGACACGATTTTCCGTTTGTTGTTCTCTGTTCCATAGGCGTAGGTATGCGCACAGTAAGAGTCCTCATTTCAGAGAGAAGAGCCCAGTCAGGTGAGTGGATAATGAGCTTTCCCAGGGATTGTGAGGTGTGAATAAAAAGCCGTTTGAGCTGGAATACAGGAACTTGTAGTGCTTGAGTGTAGCTAGAAAACAAGGACTGTGTATCGGAGCGGGTGTCTCAATAAATTGTACTTGTTCTTTAGGGAACCAATTGATAATCTGAGTCCCGAGGAGCGTGATGCCCGCACGGTTTTCTGTATGCAGTTAGCTGCCCGCATTCGGCCTCGAGACCTGGAGGACTTTTTCTCTGCTGTCGGCAAGGTAACCTTCCCTCCCTTAGTTTTCATCCATGTGGCCTATTTTCTGTCCATCCTCCCTTATGCCCAACTCAGGATTTCCTTCTTGCCCCGGATAGGTTCGTGACGTCCGGATCATCTCAGATCGGAATTCCCGTCGTTCTAAGGGCATCGCCTACGTAGAATTCTGTGAGATCCAGTCTGTGCCACTGGCCATTGGGCTGACTGGGCAGCGGCTGCTTGGAGTGCCCATCATTGTCCAGGCCTCACAGGTGAGCAGGCTGAAAACCTGACACAAGAAGATGGGGTTGAAGGTGGGAGGTATGGGATGTGACCCGTCATTTCCTCCTTGCCTAGGCTGAGAAAAACCGACTGGCAGCCATGGCTAACAACCTGCAGAAGGGCAGTGGTGGACCAATGCGCCTCTATGTGGGCTCCCTGCACTTCAATATCACTGAAGACATGCTCCGGGGCATCTTTGAGCCCTTTGGCAAAGTGAGTAGAAAGTGATGGAAACCTCTGAAGGGAATTGGAAAAAGTGGGGAGGGTGAGTGTACCTCTTTATTCTGACCACGATTAAGGCACTGCATCCATCGAACGGGCATGTAGGTCCACACTGGGAAAGTTAGGCTCCATCTTTGTCTTCATAGTGCTCAGTAAACAGGTCAGTCAGGCACCGTGAAATCAAATAATGGGGTGCAGATTAAGGTTGGTCAGGAGAGGTGGTTTGGAAAGAGATGGCATTtgtctcttctttaaaaatttgggggcccctgtgtggctcagtcggttaagagtctgactctttttttattttttttattttaatttttttttttttcaacgtttttaatttattttttgggacagagagagacagagcatgaacgggggagggtcagagagagagggagacacagaatcagaagcaggctccaggctctgagccatcagcccagagcccgacgcggggctcgaactcacggaccgcgagatcgcgacctggctgaagtcggacgcttaaccgactgcgccacccaggcgccccaagagtctgactcttgatctctgctcagatcatgaactcacagttcatgagattgagccctgtgtcgttgggctctgtgctatcagtgagcctgcttgggattctctccccctctttgtcTACCTTTTCCCCGCTTGAGTgtatgcatgcactctctctcaaaataaataagcttcaaaaaaagaaaagatttgggaGAGTTGAAATCGATTGGCTGGAAGGTTAGAGGTAGTGTGAACAGTCAGGTAGGAAAGCTCAAAGGTGGGGGTTAGCCCAAAGATTGTTAATAATTTCTGCCTCTTCTACAGATTGATAATATTGTCCTGATGAAGGATTCAGATACAGGCCGTTCTAAAGGTTATGGTTTCATTACGGTAAGTTTCTGGTCTTGAAGTTTTGAATTTCAGCGTGGGTTTGTCCACTTGTCTGATTCTGCagctcagcctcctcctcctcctttaggAACTGTCTAAATGACTCATAAGCCTTGGTGCCTGAAGCTTGGACTAGCCTTCCTCCCCTTGAGATGAGTGCATTGCTTGAGATCTTGGCTTTGCTCCCACACTCTGTCAGTGGCCCTGGCATGGGGGTGTCCAGGAGTTCAACCAGCTTCCCTGGTGCTGCAACTTGCTTTTTGGGTAATAGTAATGATTTCAGGCAGCAGCTAAAAGGTTGGGGGCATGAGGGAGGTTAGATGTGGGCTTTTGTAGACATGCTTCATGGAATTGGTGTTTTCATGATAGTGGAAAtagagatttatatttttttctggcacTATCCCATTTGAAGGAGTTTCTCCACTGAGAAATATCTTTATGTTTAAAGACAGCTATAGTGAGAATAGTGGGGCTGTGTGTTACCTTTTCCTGACACTGTCACAAAATTACTTCCAGTTCCCATAACTGGTTCTTCCAGCCCTGTGTGACTCCAGGCTGAAGACTGGCTGCCAGCCACAGAGTCTCACAGAAGCTGATATTTCCTGGGTTTAGTCCAGGAAGCATACACCCCCCACAGTTGCCTGCAGGGCAGAGGAGAGTTAGGTTGTGTTCTGCACAGGTGAGGTATTGCTCACCTCAGAAGTATCCAGTAAAGGCAAGCCACCTACACCACCTGCCTAGGAATTGTCAGTACCAACGTGCCAGGCCCTAGGGCAGGTGCCACCAGAATAAACAAAGCCAGCTCTGGTATTCATGGTGGCAAGTACCTCTTCTAACACCTTGTGTGACTCAGTTGCAGAAAAATGTTGGTGAGGCCTTTTTGCCCTTGCGCTGCTGCCTTTTTGATCAACACCCATGACACTTAAATAGCAGACTGGAATCTTTTCTACACTAGGCAGCTCTGGTGACGCTGATGAAAGGGACTGGGGAGTGGAGCCCTCTGATCGACAGCACTGGTGTAGGCGTAGGGGTGGGGTGCAGTCTTGCTCTCCACGCCAGGGTGCGCTCCCCCCTGCGACTGAACTCTGGAGTTCCAGATTCCTTTTTCTTGAGTGAGAACTGAAACTGACTAGTCCAAAGGGCTGAgataaaataaaagtccaggagtTTGGGCCCCTTAGCCTGTCTTACTTCCATTTTATCTGGTCATTTGTGAAACAGTCTGTCAGGGTAGGCACTCTAtgggtaaagatttttttttttttttttttttttttttgtgttgttagGTTTTTAGTGTAGCTGGAAGATTGAAGTGATTGCCATTTAGTCAGTTGGAAAAGGTCCTTTTTACCCCATTTTGGGAGGATGGGGACTTTAGGTCACATTCCCTGTGACAGAAAAGTTTGTGCCATGGTGAGCATGCAGTTTTCCTGGGATAGCGAGACTAGGGAATAGTAGTGGGGTTTTGAGAGCATGTCTGTGTCCGGGAAGTGACTGATACGGCCTGGGTTTCTTGTAGTTCTCAGACTCCGAGTGTGCTCGGCGAGCCCTGGAACAGCTGAATGGCTTTGAGCTTGCTGGTCGACCTATGAGAGTTGGTCATGTGACTGAGCGACTGGATGGTGGCACAGACATCACTTTTCCGGATGGGGACCAGGAGCTGGATCTGGGATCAGCAGGTGGACGTTTGCAGCTCATGGCCAAATTGGCAGAAGGTGGAGAGAGTTTCTCTGCAGAGTGAAGAACATGGGGTTGAATTTTAGATCGGAGGTTGGGACTTAACCccaccttttctttcccttttaggCTCTGGAATGCAGCTGCCTACTAccacagctgctgctgctgctgctgctgctgctgcccaggCTGCTGCTGCCTTGCAACTGAATGGGACAGTTCCCTTGGGGGCCCTGAACCCTGCGGCTCTGACTGGTAGACTTAAACTTGGGAAAGGGAGGAATTGGGTTGGGGCCTGGAAAGAAGGAATACTATGTGCTCACCAACTCATTGTGCCTCTCTTTTTGCAGCTCTGAGTCCAGCCCTGAACCTCGCCTCCCAAGCAATCGCCTCCCAGTGCTTCCAGCTTTCCAGCCTCTTTACCCCTCAGACCATGTGAGTCTCAGGGTCTGGTATTCATGGTGGCAAGTGCCATgtctttggttattttctttcctttggtttcCCATTTACCTCTTCTCCTTGCCATAGGTAAATCAGTGGCTCAGTACACTGCCTCCCTGTGCCTCTGGGTGCCACTCCCTTTTCCACGTCTACCCTTCCATGGCCCCTTCTCTCCATTTTGTGGACCAAGCTATCCTGAGGGCGTGGATGTTGACTCTGTGGGAATTGGGGCCACCTTTAGACTCCAAGAAGAGCTCCTGCCCAGGGCCCCATCGGGAATGGACTCTGCTGAGCAAAGCCAGTAGTTGAAGAGGACAGAATCTGCACCTATATTGAACACCTGTTTTTCCGTGTGTGTCATCTCCTGGGATGACCTTCATTGCTCTCTCCGACCAACTCTTAGTGATTCCTCGATTCCTCCCCCGTTGGGAAGGCCGTAGGGCATTAACTGAGGGAACTaacctctctccttttcctgtaCTTTTACCCTACAATCTGTTGAGGAAAACCCTTGAAGACCTCTAGTCCAAGAGGACTTTGCAGTTTGGAAGGTGAACCTTGAAAGTGCTGGCTTGCTGCTGCACAGGCCCTGGAAGATGGCATGGACATGAACATTGTGAAGCCTTCCTTGGGTCTCAGCTTGAGGCCAGAACTGCTACTGTGGGCTCAGCCTCTTACTGAGAAGTATGGGAGTAATCTGTCCTGCCAGGCATTTTGGATGTCTTAGGGGCATCCAGGAGTTGAGTGAAAGGTGGGGTACTTCTCTAGTAGGTTCCATCTTCCTCTGTATAGTTTTCCTTCCTCCCAGGTCTTTCCTGTGGCCCAGGGTGGGAGGATGGAGAGGAGGCTGCTATTCTCTACCACTTCCCATGTGCCTCTACCATGGGCTCAACCCCAGCTGTTAAAGCTGCTCCTGTCCCC includes the following:
- the RBM23 gene encoding probable RNA-binding protein 23 isoform X3 — its product is MASDDFDIVIEAMLEAPYKKEEDDQQRKEVQKDGPSNTNASSNGNSGSGTSGSSASAEASKKKRSRSPSKSRDRKRSRSRDRDRHRRRSTRSRSRERQRRHRSRSWDRRHSSESRSRDRRREDRVRYRSPPLATGRRYAHSKSPHFREKSPVREPIDNLSPEERDARTVFCMQLAARIRPRDLEDFFSAVGKVRDVRIISDRNSRRSKGIAYVEFCEIQSVPLAIGLTGQRLLGVPIIVQASQAEKNRLAAMANNLQKGSGGPMRLYVGSLHFNITEDMLRGIFEPFGKIDNIVLMKDSDTGRSKGYGFITFSDSECARRALEQLNGFELAGRPMRVGHVTERLDGGTDITFPDGDQELDLGSAGGRLQLMAKLAEGSGMQLPTTTAAAAAAAAAAQAAAALQLNGTVPLGALNPAALTALSPALNLASQAIASQCFQLSSLFTPQTM
- the RBM23 gene encoding probable RNA-binding protein 23 isoform X5, whose translation is MASDDFDIVIEAMLEAPYKKEEDDQQRKEVQKDGPSNTNASSNGNSGSGTSGSSASAEASNRSRDRDRHRRRSTRSRSRERQRRHRSRSWDRRHSSESRSRDRRREDRVRYRSPPLATGRRYAHSKSPHFREKSPVREPIDNLSPEERDARTVFCMQLAARIRPRDLEDFFSAVGKVRDVRIISDRNSRRSKGIAYVEFCEIQSVPLAIGLTGQRLLGVPIIVQASQAEKNRLAAMANNLQKGSGGPMRLYVGSLHFNITEDMLRGIFEPFGKIDNIVLMKDSDTGRSKGYGFITFSDSECARRALEQLNGFELAGRPMRVGHVTERLDGGTDITFPDGDQELDLGSAGGRLQLMAKLAEGSGMQLPTTTAAAAAAAAAAQAAAALQLNGTVPLGALNPAALTALSPALNLASQAIASQCFQLSSLFTPQTM
- the RBM23 gene encoding probable RNA-binding protein 23 isoform X2, whose product is MASDDFDIVIEAMLEAPYKKEEDDQQRKEVQKDGPSNTNASSNGNSGSGTSGSSASAEASKKKRSRSPSKSRDRKRSRSRDRDRHRRRSTRSRSRERQRRHRSRSWDRRHSSESRSRDRRREDRVRYRSPPLATGRRYAHSKSPHFREKSPVREPIDNLSPEERDARTVFCMQLAARIRPRDLEDFFSAVGKVRDVRIISDRNSRRSKGIAYVEFCEIQSVPLAIGLTGQRLLGVPIIVQASQAEKNRLAAMANNLQKGSGGPMRLYVGSLHFNITEDMLRGIFEPFGKIDNIVLMKDSDTGRSKGYGFITFSDSECARRALEQLNGFELAGRPMRVGHVTERLDGGTDITFPDGDQELDLGSAGGRLQLMAKLAEGSGMQLPTTTAAAAAAAAAAQAAAALQLNGTVPLGALNPAALTALSPALNLASQAIASQCFQLSSLFTPQTM
- the RBM23 gene encoding probable RNA-binding protein 23 isoform X1 — translated: MASDDFDIVIEAMLEAPYKKEEDDQQRKEVQKDGPSNTNASSNGNSGSGTSGSSASAEASKKKRSRSPSKSRDRKRSRSRDRDRHRRRSTRSRSRERQRRHRSRSWDRRHSSESRSRDRRREDRVRYRSPPLATGRRYAHSKSPHFREKSPVREPIDNLSPEERDARTVFCMQLAARIRPRDLEDFFSAVGKVRDVRIISDRNSRRSKGIAYVEFCEIQSVPLAIGLTGQRLLGVPIIVQASQAEKNRLAAMANNLQKGSGGPMRLYVGSLHFNITEDMLRGIFEPFGKIDNIVLMKDSDTGRSKGYGFITFSDSECARRALEQLNGFELAGRPMRVGHVTERLDGGTDITFPDGDQELDLGSAGGRLQLMAKLAEGSGMQLPTTTAAAAAAAAAAQAAAALQLNGTVPLGALNPAALTALSPALNLASQAIASQCFQLSSLFTPQTIPRSLESCRNPIWIFF
- the RBM23 gene encoding probable RNA-binding protein 23 isoform X4, producing the protein MASDDFDIVIEAMLEAPYKKEEDDQQRKEVQKDGPSNTNASSNGNSGSGTSGSSASAEASNRSRDRDRHRRRSTRSRSRERQRRHRSRSWDRRHSSESRSRDRRREDRVRYRSPPLATGRRYAHSKSPHFREKSPVREPIDNLSPEERDARTVFCMQLAARIRPRDLEDFFSAVGKVRDVRIISDRNSRRSKGIAYVEFCEIQSVPLAIGLTGQRLLGVPIIVQASQAEKNRLAAMANNLQKGSGGPMRLYVGSLHFNITEDMLRGIFEPFGKIDNIVLMKDSDTGRSKGYGFITFSDSECARRALEQLNGFELAGRPMRVGHVTERLDGGTDITFPDGDQELDLGSAGGRLQLMAKLAEGSGMQLPTTTAAAAAAAAAAQAAAALQLNGTVPLGALNPAALTALSPALNLASQAIASQCFQLSSLFTPQTIPRSLESCRNPIWIFF